A part of Muntiacus reevesi chromosome 12, mMunRee1.1, whole genome shotgun sequence genomic DNA contains:
- the KLHL38 gene encoding kelch-like protein 38: MDEESSEGLLFKDHDFSSDLLRQLNDLRQNRILTDVSICSGAWEVPCHRNVLASSSPYFRAMFCSNFRESREAKVQLKGVDASTLERIVLYVYTGEVHITVESVLPLTEAASMLQYPKLLEACSSFLQSQLTPSNCLGMTRLSEIFSCETLRKKAREVALTYFPEVAASADLKELCALELRDYLGDDGLCGEEEKVFEALMVWIKHDLQTRKRYVQELFKQVRLQYVHPAFFHHFIANDALLQSSPPCQTILETAKRQVFSLYGTTSSTGLQPLWHVPPRNSYQDFLILLGGRKDNQQTTRDVLLYDGQTGRWQSLAKLPARLYKASAVSLHRSVYMLGGMAVGKSVPTAKVYIFSLKLNQWRPGQPMLAARYSHRSAAHKNFIFSIGGIGEGHEVMGSMERYDSVGNVWEMMASMPVGVLHPAVAVKDQRLYLFGGEDVMQNPVRLIQVYHISRNTWFKMETRMIKNVCAPAVVLGERIVIVGGYTRRILAYDPQSNKFVKCADMKDRRMHHGATVMGNKLYVTGGRRLTTDCSIEDSASFDCYDPETDTWASQGQLPHKLFDHACLTLQCIPHHSTVP; encoded by the exons ATGGACGAGGAGTCATCAGAGGGGCTCCTCTTCAAAGACCATGACTTCTCCTCTGACTTGCTGAGGCAGCTCAATGACTTGAGGCAAAATCGGATCCTGACCGACGTGAGCATCTGCTCCGGGGCCTGGGAGGTCCCCTGCCACCGCAACGTGCTGGCCTCCAGCAGCCCCTACTTCAGGGCCATGTTCTGCAGCAACTTCCGGGAGAGCCGAGAGGCCAAGGTCCAGCTGAAAGGCGTCGACGCCTCGACTCTGGAGCGAATCGTCCTGTATGTGTACACGGGCGAGGTGCACATCACTGTGGAAAGCGTCCTGCCCCTGACGGAGGCCGCATCCATGCTACAGTACCCCAAGCTGCTCGAGGCCTGCTCCTCCTTCCTCCAGAGCCAACTGACCCCCAGCAACTGCCTGGGCATGACCAGACTCTCTGAAATCTTCAGCTGTGAGACCCTCCGGAAGAAAGCCAGGGAGGTGGCCCTGACGTATTTCCCAGAGGTGGCCGCGTCGGCTGACCTGAAGGAGCTCTGTGCCTTGGAACTGAGAGACTACCTGGGCGACGATGGGCTGtgcggggaggaggagaaggtgtTCGAGGCCCTCATGGTTTGGATCAAGCATGACCTCCAGACCCGGAAGCGATACGTGCAGGAACTGTTCAAGCAGGTCAGGCTGCAGTACGTCCACCCGGCCTTCTTCCACCACTTCATCGCCAACGACGCCCTCCTCCAGTCCTCGCCCCCCTGCCAGACCATCCTGGAGACCGCCAAGAGGCAGGTGTTTTCTCTGTACGGTACCACTAGTTCCACGGGCCTCCAACCTCTGTGGCATGTCCCGCCAAGAAACTCTTACCAAGACTTCCTCATCCTCCTGGGTGGAAGGAAGGACAACCAGCAGACCACCAGGGACGTGCTGTTGTACGACGGACAGACCGGCCGGTGGCAGAGCCTTGCCAAGCTCCCGGCCCGGCTGTATAAGGCCTCGGCCGTCTCCCTGCACCGCAGCGTCTACATGCTGGGGGGCATGGCTGTGGGGAAGAGTGTGCCCACTGCCAAGGTCTACATCTTCTCCCTGAAGCTCAACCAGTGGAGGCCAGGGCAGCCCATGCTGGCGGCCCGCTACTCCCACAGGAGCGCTGCCCACAAGAACTTCATCTTCTCCATCGGGGGGATTGGCGAGGGGCACGAGGTCATGGGCTCCATGGAGAGATATGACAGTGTCGGCAACGTCTGGGAGATGATGGCCAGCATGCCAGTGGGGGTACTCCACCCTGCGGTTGCTGTCAAAGACCAGAGACTCTACCTTTTCGGAGGAGAGGACGTCATGCAGAACCCTGTGCGCCTTATCCAG GTGTATCACATTTCCAGAAACACATGGTTCAAAATGGAGACGAGAATGATCAAGAATGTGTGTGCTCCTGCCGTGGTGCTCGGGGAGCGGATCGTCATCGTGGGAG GTTACACAAGGAGGATCCTTGCTTATGACCCTCAGTCCAACAAATTTGTCAAATGCGCGGACATGAAAGACCGGAGGATGCACCATGGGGCCACGGTGATGGGAAACAAGCTCTACGTGACGGGCGGGCGGCGGCtgaccacagactgcagcatcGAGGACTCGGCCTCCTTCGACTGCTACGACCCCGAGACGGACACCTGGGCGTCCCAGGGGCAGCTGCCTCACAAGCTCTTTGACCACGCCTGCCTCACCCTGCAGTGCATCCCCCACCACTCCACCGTCCCCTGA